Proteins encoded by one window of Streptomyces sp. ALI-76-A:
- a CDS encoding class I SAM-dependent methyltransferase, producing MLNHQDETRASYDGVVELYASMFANRLETQPFARNMIGTFAELVRGTGNLRAADVGCGPGHLTAMLHDLGLDAFGIDLSPAMVAHARRAHPALRFDEARMEALPVEDGALGGVLAHYSMIHTPPEELPALLAEQVRVLASGGLLLVSFFGTEGPEPVRFDHKVAPAYSWPAEQFAELLAGAGLVTVARLLHDPASERGFLDTHLLARHP from the coding sequence GTGTTGAATCACCAGGACGAGACCAGGGCGTCCTACGACGGGGTCGTCGAGCTGTATGCATCGATGTTCGCTAATCGCCTGGAGACGCAGCCGTTCGCGCGGAACATGATCGGCACCTTCGCCGAGCTCGTGCGTGGCACGGGGAACCTGCGGGCAGCCGATGTCGGGTGCGGACCCGGCCATTTGACGGCCATGCTGCACGACTTGGGGTTGGACGCCTTCGGGATCGACCTCTCCCCGGCTATGGTCGCCCACGCGCGGCGGGCCCATCCGGCGCTGCGGTTCGACGAAGCGCGAATGGAGGCCCTGCCGGTCGAGGACGGCGCGCTAGGTGGAGTGCTGGCCCACTACTCGATGATCCATACCCCACCTGAAGAATTGCCCGCGCTGCTCGCTGAGCAAGTGCGTGTTCTGGCATCGGGGGGTCTGCTCCTGGTGTCGTTCTTCGGGACCGAGGGGCCGGAGCCGGTCCGCTTCGATCACAAGGTGGCGCCTGCCTACAGCTGGCCGGCGGAGCAGTTTGCCGAGTTGCTGGCCGGTGCCGGACTCGTCACGGTGGCTCGGCTGCTCCACGACCCAGCGTCCGAGCGGGGCTTCCTCGACACCCACCTGCTGGCCCGCCACCCGTAG
- a CDS encoding transposase translates to MILIGIDPHKSSHTAVAVYAAGHQVAQRRFVVDAGTFRQLTRWCEQWPDRRFAVEGAGGLGRSLAQQLAAAGENVVDPLGPGPAAGHRR, encoded by the coding sequence GTGATCCTGATCGGCATCGATCCCCACAAGTCGTCCCACACCGCCGTCGCCGTCTACGCCGCCGGCCACCAGGTGGCCCAACGCCGGTTCGTCGTCGACGCCGGGACCTTCCGCCAGCTGACGCGCTGGTGCGAGCAGTGGCCCGACCGCCGCTTCGCGGTCGAGGGCGCCGGCGGCCTGGGCCGCTCGCTCGCCCAGCAGCTGGCCGCCGCCGGCGAGAACGTCGTCGACCCTCTCGGCCCGGGCCCGGCTGCTGGCCACCGGCGGTGA
- a CDS encoding IS110 family transposase, translating to MATGGDRKTDAKDALHVAQVALFRHDLRPVVQEDQTTILRLLTERRDDLVHERPRVLNRLHAVLRDLLPGGAPTGLSADKAAALMKGIRPVTATDNCRRDIARDLLADLRRLDRQVKDNQTEMREAVAATRTTLTTLPGLGTVLAAKVLGHIGDIRRFPTEHHFASYTGSAPLDASSGNNVRHRLNTGGNRALNSVLHTIAVCQIRDGGRGQDYYLRKISEGKTPSEARRALKRRLSNVVYRIMKRDQRTHLAQAA from the coding sequence CTGGCCACCGGCGGTGACCGCAAGACCGACGCGAAGGACGCCCTCCACGTCGCCCAAGTCGCCCTCTTCCGCCATGACCTGCGACCCGTGGTCCAGGAAGACCAGACCACGATCCTGCGGCTGCTGACCGAGCGGCGCGACGACCTCGTCCACGAACGCCCCCGCGTCCTCAACCGACTTCACGCCGTCCTGCGCGATCTCCTGCCCGGCGGAGCACCCACCGGCCTGTCGGCCGACAAGGCCGCCGCCCTGATGAAGGGGATCCGGCCGGTCACGGCCACCGACAACTGCCGCCGGGACATAGCCCGTGACCTGCTGGCCGACCTGCGCAGGCTGGACCGGCAGGTCAAGGACAACCAAACCGAGATGCGCGAGGCCGTCGCCGCGACACGCACCACGCTGACTACCCTGCCGGGGCTGGGGACCGTGCTGGCCGCGAAGGTCCTCGGCCACATCGGGGACATCAGGCGTTTCCCCACCGAGCACCACTTTGCCAGCTATACCGGCAGCGCGCCCCTGGACGCCTCCAGCGGCAACAACGTCCGCCACCGGCTCAACACCGGTGGCAACCGTGCGCTGAACTCGGTCCTGCACACCATCGCCGTCTGCCAGATCCGCGACGGCGGGCGCGGGCAGGACTACTACCTCCGCAAGATCAGTGAGGGGAAGACGCCTTCGGAGGCCCGCAGGGCTCTCAAGCGACGGCTGTCCAACGTGGTCTACCGGATCATGAAACGCGACCAACGGACTCACCTCGCTCAAGCCGCTTGA
- a CDS encoding barstar family protein: MAKKIESELVVDLRGRPIETLDDFWDAVAEPCGLPEWFGRNTEAWRDTIQTRGISEVIDSYDVLVVHVDKRGVFAARNGEARALRSAFSGKQSRLVVHELL; encoded by the coding sequence ATGGCCAAGAAGATTGAGTCCGAACTGGTGGTTGACCTGCGAGGTAGGCCGATCGAGACGCTCGATGATTTCTGGGACGCCGTGGCTGAGCCTTGCGGACTGCCGGAGTGGTTCGGCCGGAACACGGAAGCCTGGCGGGACACCATCCAGACGCGGGGCATCTCCGAGGTCATCGATAGCTATGACGTCCTGGTCGTGCACGTGGACAAACGAGGAGTCTTCGCTGCCCGGAACGGTGAGGCCCGAGCCCTGCGAAGCGCCTTCTCGGGGAAGCAGTCCCGCCTGGTCGTGCACGAGCTGCTCTGA
- a CDS encoding VOC family protein, whose translation MLRLTDFIIDCPDTMKLAAFYSEVTGRPIKEGSSEDWAGIQFGEIELAFIRVDDYRAPQWPDSEHPKQFHLDFEVDEIESEQRRVLDLGATLRQDFIGPDGYGWQIYTDPIGHPFCLCRNKGVIWTDQGPIWPKRD comes from the coding sequence ATGCTGCGACTCACCGATTTCATTATCGACTGCCCGGACACGATGAAGCTGGCGGCTTTTTACTCCGAGGTGACGGGCCGTCCGATCAAGGAAGGCAGCTCCGAGGACTGGGCTGGCATCCAGTTCGGCGAGATCGAACTGGCATTCATCCGGGTGGACGACTACCGCGCTCCGCAGTGGCCGGACAGCGAGCACCCCAAGCAGTTCCACCTCGACTTCGAAGTGGACGAGATCGAGTCCGAGCAGCGCCGCGTCCTCGACCTCGGCGCGACGCTGAGGCAGGACTTCATCGGCCCCGACGGCTACGGCTGGCAGATCTACACCGACCCGATCGGCCACCCCTTCTGCCTGTGCCGCAACAAGGGTGTCATCTGGACCGACCAGGGCCCGATCTGGCCCAAGCGCGACTAA
- a CDS encoding amidohydrolase family protein: MEGKTAEGVIDAHHHVWDLSVRDQDWITGRELAPLRRDFMLAELEPEARAAGVTATVLVQTIDVPEETPEFLALAQDSDLVAGVVGWTDLTSPDVARALAGLREGPGGEYLVGIRHQVQGESDPRWLARPDVLRGLAAVAEAGLAYDLVVRPHQLAVAHETAQLLPGLTFVLDHAGKPPIASGELRPWADAVRLLASLPNTVCKLSGMVTEADWDQWNVEDLQPYANTVLDAFGPRRLMFGSDWPVCRLSATYAKVVAAARELMAALHPAERREVFTGTALRTYGLTSTGSPAAQEAPCA, translated from the coding sequence ATGGAGGGGAAGACCGCTGAGGGCGTCATCGACGCACACCACCACGTGTGGGATCTCTCCGTCCGCGACCAGGACTGGATCACCGGACGGGAACTCGCCCCGCTGCGCCGCGATTTCATGCTCGCCGAGCTGGAGCCCGAGGCCCGCGCCGCCGGCGTCACCGCGACGGTCCTGGTCCAGACGATCGACGTTCCGGAGGAAACGCCGGAGTTCCTGGCCTTGGCCCAGGACAGCGACCTGGTGGCCGGTGTCGTGGGCTGGACCGACCTGACCTCCCCGGATGTCGCCCGCGCGCTCGCGGGCCTGCGGGAGGGGCCGGGTGGCGAGTACCTGGTGGGCATCCGACACCAGGTGCAGGGCGAATCCGATCCTCGCTGGCTGGCACGGCCGGACGTGCTGCGTGGGCTCGCCGCGGTGGCCGAGGCGGGGCTCGCATACGACCTGGTCGTCAGGCCCCACCAGCTCGCGGTTGCCCATGAGACCGCTCAGTTGCTGCCCGGCCTCACCTTCGTACTCGATCACGCGGGCAAGCCCCCCATCGCCTCGGGCGAGCTGCGGCCATGGGCGGACGCGGTGCGCCTGCTGGCCTCGCTGCCCAACACCGTCTGCAAGCTCTCCGGCATGGTGACCGAGGCCGACTGGGACCAGTGGAACGTCGAGGACCTCCAGCCGTACGCCAACACGGTCCTGGACGCTTTCGGACCGCGGCGGCTGATGTTCGGCTCCGACTGGCCCGTCTGCCGGCTGTCCGCCACCTACGCCAAAGTCGTCGCGGCCGCACGGGAGTTGATGGCCGCCCTCCATCCCGCCGAACGCCGCGAGGTCTTCACCGGAACCGCCCTGCGGACCTACGGTCTGACCTCCACCGGCTCCCCGGCCGCTCAGGAAGCACCATGCGCATAG
- a CDS encoding aldo/keto reductase gives MRATTLGTTGVRVTELSFGAAAIGNLFRPVTDEAALAAVEAAWDAGIRTFDTAPHYGLGLSERRLGAALRDRDRDTYTVSTKVGRLLEPHPEGGRGDDLAHGFAVPGTHRRVWDFSSDGVLRSLEASLDRLGLDRVDIALLHDPDHHAEQALTEAYPALERLRDEGVVKAIGIGVNQCALPARFLRETDIDVVLLAGRYTLLEQEGLAELLPEAAARGRSVIVGGVFNSGLLTDPKPGAMYDYVPTPPHVLDRALRMKAVTERHGVPLRSAALRFPFGHPAVASVLSGARSAEEVRDTVAQLRRTVPAAVWDALRAEGLLPLHVPVPVVSPVDEADRPKGDARSCGGDRHGGEDR, from the coding sequence ATGAGAGCGACCACGCTGGGCACCACTGGTGTCAGGGTCACCGAGCTGTCGTTCGGGGCCGCCGCCATCGGCAACCTCTTCCGCCCGGTCACCGACGAGGCCGCGTTGGCCGCGGTGGAGGCCGCCTGGGACGCGGGCATACGCACCTTCGACACCGCCCCGCACTACGGACTCGGGCTGTCCGAGCGACGCCTGGGCGCCGCGCTGCGCGACCGCGACCGCGACACGTACACCGTCTCCACCAAGGTCGGGCGACTGCTCGAACCCCACCCGGAAGGCGGCCGCGGCGACGATCTCGCCCACGGCTTCGCCGTGCCCGGCACCCACCGCCGAGTCTGGGACTTCAGCTCCGACGGAGTCCTGCGCTCCCTGGAAGCCAGCCTGGACCGCCTCGGCCTGGACCGTGTGGACATCGCCCTGCTGCACGACCCGGACCACCACGCCGAGCAGGCCCTCACCGAGGCCTACCCGGCGCTGGAACGGCTGCGCGATGAAGGCGTCGTCAAGGCGATCGGCATCGGAGTGAACCAGTGCGCACTCCCCGCCCGCTTCCTGCGCGAGACCGACATCGACGTGGTGCTGCTCGCCGGCCGCTACACCCTGCTGGAGCAGGAGGGGCTTGCTGAGCTACTGCCGGAGGCCGCCGCCCGCGGCAGGAGTGTCATCGTCGGCGGGGTGTTCAACTCGGGTCTGCTCACCGACCCCAAGCCCGGGGCCATGTACGACTACGTGCCCACCCCACCCCACGTGCTGGACCGGGCACTGCGCATGAAGGCGGTCACCGAACGCCACGGCGTACCGCTGCGCTCAGCCGCTCTGCGCTTTCCGTTCGGCCATCCGGCGGTCGCGAGCGTATTGTCCGGAGCGCGTTCCGCCGAGGAGGTCCGCGACACAGTGGCCCAGTTGCGGCGAACGGTACCGGCCGCGGTCTGGGACGCACTGCGCGCAGAGGGGCTGCTGCCCCTGCACGTCCCCGTCCCTGTCGTCTCACCGGTCGACGAAGCCGATCGGCCGAAGGGGGACGCGAGGAGTTGTGGGGGTGACCGCCATGGAGGGGAAGACCGCTGA
- a CDS encoding SDR family oxidoreductase: MSGLSGLKAVVTGGASGIGLATSRMLAEHGATVAVLDLAPSDAPEPLIALKADLSDDASVRAAVDAAAEELGGLDILVNNAGVGAVGTVEDNPDEEWHRVLDVNVLGTVRTTRAALPYLRRSSYAAIVNTCSIAATAGLPQRALYSASKGAVLSLTLAMAADHVREGIRVNCVNPGTADTPWVTRLLGAADDSKAERAALDARQPLGRLVTAGEVAAAVVYLASPAASSVTGIALAVDGGMQGLRLRPADSA, translated from the coding sequence TTGAGCGGCCTGTCAGGGCTCAAGGCCGTCGTCACCGGCGGCGCGTCCGGGATCGGGCTGGCCACGTCCCGGATGCTGGCCGAGCACGGCGCCACGGTGGCCGTCCTCGACCTCGCCCCCTCCGACGCCCCCGAACCGCTGATCGCTCTCAAGGCCGACCTCAGCGACGACGCCTCGGTACGTGCCGCCGTGGACGCCGCTGCCGAGGAGCTCGGTGGCCTGGACATCCTGGTCAACAACGCGGGTGTCGGCGCCGTCGGTACCGTCGAGGACAACCCCGACGAGGAGTGGCACCGCGTCCTCGACGTCAACGTCCTCGGGACGGTGCGCACCACCCGCGCCGCCCTGCCGTATCTGCGGCGCTCGTCGTACGCGGCGATCGTCAACACCTGCTCCATCGCGGCCACCGCGGGCCTTCCCCAGCGTGCCCTGTACTCCGCGAGCAAGGGAGCGGTGCTGTCGCTGACCCTGGCGATGGCCGCCGACCATGTCCGTGAGGGCATCCGCGTCAACTGCGTCAACCCCGGCACCGCCGACACCCCCTGGGTGACCCGGCTCCTGGGCGCCGCCGACGACTCGAAGGCGGAACGCGCAGCCCTCGACGCACGCCAGCCCCTGGGACGCCTGGTCACCGCGGGCGAGGTGGCGGCGGCCGTGGTCTACCTGGCGAGCCCCGCCGCGTCGTCCGTCACCGGCATCGCCCTCGCCGTCGACGGTGGCATGCAGGGGCTTCGGCTGCGCCCGGCGGATAGCGCATGA
- a CDS encoding fumarylacetoacetate hydrolase family protein, with protein MKLLRVGAPGEERPAVRTDDGRLLDVSSVTPDIDGAFLASGGVDRARVAVTAGELPELDPAGLRIGAPVTRPGKIVCVGLNYRDHAAETGAAIPARPVVFMKDPGTVVGPYDEVLIPRGSTRTDWEVELAVVIGRRARYLDGPAAARAVIAGYAISHDVSEREFQLEYSSQWDLGKSCETFNPLGPWLVTADEVGDPQNLGLRLSVNGVKRQQGHAGDMIFAIDHLVSYLSQYMVLEPGDVINTGTPAGVALGLPGTPYLRPGDTVELAIDGLGAQRQTFAQA; from the coding sequence GTGAAACTGCTACGAGTCGGCGCGCCGGGCGAGGAGCGGCCCGCCGTCCGCACCGACGACGGCCGGCTGCTGGACGTGTCGTCCGTGACGCCGGACATCGACGGCGCCTTCCTGGCTTCGGGCGGAGTCGACCGGGCCCGCGTGGCCGTCACGGCGGGGGAGCTGCCCGAGCTGGACCCGGCCGGCCTGCGCATCGGCGCTCCCGTCACCCGCCCCGGCAAGATCGTCTGCGTCGGTCTGAACTACCGCGACCACGCCGCCGAGACCGGTGCGGCGATCCCCGCGCGCCCGGTGGTCTTCATGAAGGACCCGGGCACGGTCGTCGGCCCGTACGACGAGGTGCTCATCCCCCGCGGCTCCACCAGGACCGACTGGGAGGTCGAACTCGCGGTCGTCATCGGACGACGGGCCCGCTACCTCGACGGACCCGCGGCCGCGCGGGCCGTGATCGCGGGATACGCGATCAGTCACGACGTCTCCGAGCGTGAGTTCCAGCTTGAGTACTCGTCCCAGTGGGACCTGGGCAAGTCCTGCGAGACCTTCAACCCGCTCGGCCCCTGGCTCGTCACCGCCGACGAGGTCGGCGACCCGCAGAACCTCGGTCTGCGCCTGAGCGTCAACGGCGTGAAACGGCAACAGGGCCATGCGGGCGACATGATCTTCGCGATCGACCACCTCGTGTCCTACCTGAGCCAGTACATGGTCCTGGAACCGGGCGACGTGATCAACACCGGTACGCCCGCAGGCGTGGCCCTCGGTCTCCCCGGCACCCCCTACCTCCGCCCCGGCGACACCGTCGAGCTCGCCATCGACGGCCTCGGCGCCCAGCGCCAGACCTTCGCCCAAGCGTGA
- a CDS encoding L-rhamnose mutarotase produces the protein MKRVAQTIRLRPEHRDLYLRLHSAVWPGVEAALRAANIRNYSIFLREDTLFGYFEYHGDDFEADMAAIGADAATQAWWKLTGPCQEPWADTGTGGNWSDLTEVWHLAPSATAT, from the coding sequence ATGAAGCGCGTTGCCCAGACGATCCGCCTGCGGCCGGAACACCGTGACCTGTATCTGCGCCTGCACTCCGCGGTATGGCCGGGTGTCGAGGCCGCGCTGAGAGCCGCGAACATCCGCAACTACAGCATCTTTCTGCGCGAGGACACGCTGTTCGGCTACTTCGAGTACCACGGCGACGACTTCGAGGCCGACATGGCCGCGATCGGCGCCGACGCGGCCACTCAAGCCTGGTGGAAGCTCACCGGCCCCTGTCAGGAGCCCTGGGCGGATACCGGCACCGGGGGCAACTGGTCGGACCTGACCGAGGTCTGGCATCTGGCCCCCTCGGCGACAGCCACCTGA
- a CDS encoding carbohydrate ABC transporter permease produces the protein MRPKRRPSSLAARLAWLVVMGLSTLFFCVPVVWLLLAPTKTDGQIVRDNPFSFGSLGAVADTWHHLYAFQDGAILTWLLNSALYTFGALAVTLVTSIPAGYALALTQFIGRRMLLTVTMLVMLMPTAAMVLPLYLGMNAVHLDGTIWSVILPFSFFPFGVYLTYIYFSSNVPSDLLAAARIDGCSEWQVFRLIAMPLAKPVIALVGFFNFVGNWNNFFLPFVMLPDSSQYPAQVGLNNLLAASPLFNTSGGTGNPIMRPELALATLVTIVPVLIVFLFSQRALVSGMLAGATKE, from the coding sequence ATGCGCCCCAAGCGCCGCCCAAGCTCACTGGCCGCCCGGCTGGCCTGGCTCGTCGTCATGGGCCTGTCCACGCTGTTCTTCTGTGTGCCGGTGGTGTGGCTTCTGCTGGCCCCGACCAAGACCGACGGCCAGATCGTGCGGGACAACCCGTTCTCCTTCGGCTCTCTCGGCGCGGTCGCCGACACCTGGCACCACCTCTACGCGTTCCAGGACGGCGCCATCCTCACCTGGCTGCTGAACTCGGCGCTCTACACGTTCGGCGCGCTGGCCGTGACCCTGGTGACGTCGATCCCCGCCGGGTACGCGCTGGCCCTCACCCAGTTCATCGGGCGACGGATGCTGCTCACCGTCACCATGCTCGTGATGCTCATGCCGACGGCCGCGATGGTGCTGCCCCTGTACCTGGGGATGAACGCGGTGCACCTGGACGGCACGATCTGGTCGGTCATCCTGCCCTTCTCCTTCTTCCCGTTCGGGGTCTACCTCACCTACATCTACTTCTCCTCCAACGTCCCCTCCGACCTGCTGGCCGCGGCGCGCATCGACGGCTGCTCGGAGTGGCAGGTCTTCCGTCTCATCGCGATGCCGCTGGCCAAGCCCGTGATCGCCCTGGTCGGCTTCTTCAACTTCGTCGGCAACTGGAACAACTTCTTCCTGCCGTTCGTGATGCTGCCCGACAGCTCGCAATATCCGGCGCAGGTGGGGCTGAACAACCTGCTCGCCGCCTCGCCGCTGTTCAACACCTCCGGCGGCACGGGAAACCCGATCATGCGACCCGAGCTGGCCCTGGCCACCCTGGTGACCATCGTTCCCGTTCTGATCGTGTTCCTCTTCTCCCAACGCGCTCTCGTGTCCGGCATGCTCGCCGGCGCGACAAAGGAGTGA
- a CDS encoding sugar ABC transporter permease codes for MTTHLATERSGRRGGRSARNPVGRAGYVFVSGYVLLLLAFGVLPTCYAVWLALSNSRNQLVGIGNFTRTFTDYRFGPAFLHIGLYLVVWLASLMILVVLLSLMLHGRMRRTSTSLRFLFYLPGALAGVASVLLFLILLDPAASPVGWLLKGFGWNTLAQVNAPGHLPVLFTVIAFWTGAGGWIVVMYGALNSIPDEILEAARIDGASTLQIALRIQIPMITKWIAYMLILAFAAGTQLFVEPQLVSLASWGMIPDSWSPNQLSYQYAFQAGDFNGAAALSVDLLILGLACAALVVFRTGLFDRDEG; via the coding sequence ATGACCACCCACCTCGCAACGGAGCGGAGCGGCCGCCGCGGCGGCCGCTCGGCCCGCAACCCGGTCGGACGCGCCGGTTACGTCTTCGTCTCCGGCTATGTCCTCCTCCTGCTCGCCTTCGGCGTCCTGCCCACTTGTTACGCGGTGTGGCTGGCGCTGTCCAACTCCCGCAACCAGCTCGTCGGGATCGGCAACTTCACCCGGACGTTCACCGACTACCGCTTCGGACCGGCCTTCCTCCACATCGGCCTGTACCTGGTGGTGTGGCTGGCCAGCCTGATGATCCTGGTGGTGCTGCTCTCCCTGATGCTGCACGGCCGCATGCGCAGAACCTCCACCAGCCTGCGGTTCCTGTTCTACCTGCCGGGTGCCCTCGCCGGGGTGGCGAGCGTCCTGCTCTTCCTGATCCTCCTCGACCCGGCAGCCAGCCCCGTCGGCTGGCTGCTGAAGGGCTTCGGCTGGAACACCCTCGCCCAGGTCAACGCCCCCGGTCACCTGCCGGTGCTCTTCACCGTCATCGCCTTCTGGACCGGGGCCGGCGGCTGGATCGTGGTCATGTACGGCGCGCTCAACAGCATCCCGGACGAGATCCTGGAGGCCGCCCGCATCGACGGCGCCAGCACGCTCCAGATCGCCCTGCGCATCCAGATCCCGATGATCACCAAGTGGATCGCGTACATGCTGATCCTGGCCTTCGCGGCCGGCACCCAGCTCTTCGTCGAGCCGCAACTGGTCTCCCTCGCCAGCTGGGGCATGATCCCCGACAGCTGGTCACCGAACCAGCTCTCCTACCAGTACGCCTTCCAGGCAGGCGACTTCAACGGCGCGGCGGCGCTCTCCGTCGACCTCCTCATCCTGGGCCTCGCCTGCGCGGCGCTCGTCGTCTTCCGTACCGGCCTGTTCGACAGGGACGAAGGATGA
- a CDS encoding ABC transporter substrate-binding protein: MNDDVPVSSRRQLRHTAVAVLGAVSLLTLAACGSADPAPATTASPGAFKPVAQKEGSEITVWADATRVPGVKAYQKAHPDAKIKIVTYSGNANGANDLQTKVQLFDRTGSGWPDVAFSANVNDASWASQGKTPYAAPLNQGVVPPSELKGFADGALDPCTFNGNTYCLRNDLAQNVLWYNKKLMDKFGYSVPTTWEEYQALGKKVAKEHPGYLVGTAGDAWSPEVYFWASQCPASTATGTKKVKVDLQDPKCTRMAKLLDSLISKGSVSKDTVFSAGFIKNKASKVLMLPGPSWYGQVLFNSTFKIPKGQIAAASPLKFEGDDKNYTGNVGGGLWFVSSHSKNLKAASDLVTWMATSKAYQATAGTYPAHKQAAVAWLAGQQKTGYFAEDVSPVFQEAAELVWPGWSATQYSQEAIYSSTVIPALNSDKTLTDTLGTWQTAITDKATSLGYTVN; this comes from the coding sequence ATGAACGACGACGTTCCGGTTTCCTCCCGCCGCCAGCTCAGACACACGGCCGTCGCCGTCCTGGGCGCCGTCTCCCTGCTCACGCTCGCCGCCTGCGGCAGCGCGGACCCCGCACCGGCGACGACTGCCTCCCCGGGAGCCTTCAAGCCTGTCGCGCAGAAGGAAGGCAGCGAGATCACGGTCTGGGCGGACGCCACCCGGGTGCCTGGCGTAAAGGCGTACCAGAAGGCGCACCCGGACGCGAAGATCAAGATCGTCACGTACAGCGGCAACGCCAACGGCGCCAACGACCTGCAGACCAAGGTCCAGCTGTTCGACCGGACCGGCAGCGGATGGCCTGACGTCGCCTTCAGCGCCAATGTCAACGACGCCAGCTGGGCATCCCAGGGCAAGACCCCCTATGCCGCACCCCTCAACCAGGGCGTGGTCCCCCCGTCCGAGCTCAAGGGCTTCGCCGACGGCGCGCTGGACCCCTGCACCTTCAACGGCAACACCTACTGCCTGCGCAACGACCTGGCCCAGAACGTGCTCTGGTACAACAAGAAGCTCATGGACAAGTTCGGGTACTCCGTCCCGACCACCTGGGAGGAGTACCAGGCACTCGGCAAGAAGGTCGCCAAGGAGCACCCCGGCTACCTGGTCGGAACCGCCGGGGACGCCTGGAGCCCCGAGGTGTACTTCTGGGCGAGCCAGTGCCCTGCCAGCACGGCGACCGGCACCAAGAAGGTCAAGGTCGACCTGCAGGATCCCAAGTGCACCCGGATGGCCAAGCTGCTCGACAGCCTGATCTCCAAGGGCTCGGTCTCCAAGGACACCGTCTTCAGCGCCGGCTTCATCAAGAACAAGGCGAGCAAGGTCCTCATGCTCCCCGGCCCTTCCTGGTACGGCCAGGTGCTCTTCAACTCCACCTTCAAAATCCCCAAGGGGCAGATCGCCGCCGCCTCACCGCTGAAGTTCGAGGGCGACGACAAGAACTACACCGGCAACGTCGGCGGTGGTCTGTGGTTCGTCTCCTCCCACAGCAAGAACCTCAAGGCGGCTTCCGACCTGGTGACCTGGATGGCCACCTCCAAGGCCTACCAGGCCACCGCGGGTACCTATCCCGCGCACAAGCAGGCAGCCGTCGCCTGGCTCGCCGGCCAGCAGAAGACCGGCTACTTCGCCGAGGACGTCAGCCCGGTCTTCCAGGAGGCGGCGGAACTCGTCTGGCCCGGCTGGTCCGCCACCCAGTACAGCCAGGAAGCGATCTACTCCTCCACCGTGATCCCGGCCCTGAACTCCGACAAGACCCTCACCGACACCCTGGGCACCTGGCAGACGGCCATCACCGACAAGGCCACGTCTCTCGGATACACCGTCAACTAG